A single Fusobacterium sp. JB019 DNA region contains:
- the glmU gene encoding bifunctional UDP-N-acetylglucosamine diphosphorylase/glucosamine-1-phosphate N-acetyltransferase GlmU, with the protein MELKSLILAAGKGTRMKSDLPKVIHKVNGIPMVKKILNELNKLNIEENILILGHKKELILNELGEIKYVTQNEQLGTGHAVLQAKELLKDYDGDVMILCGDTPLLRNETLREMYEYHKNTKSTTTILTSIYENPFGYGRIVKEGKAVAAIVEEKEATEDIKAIKEVNAGVYCCNAKKLFEALDKVTNDNEKGEYYLTDIIKIQVSENSKISSFVLEDNEEILGVNSKVELAKASKVLRERKNKELMEKGVIFIDPETTYVEDTVEVGKDTILYPTVILQGNTKIGEECEIIGNTRIIDSELRNNIVIESSVIEESVVEDNVTMGPFAHLRPKSHLKNKVHIGNFVEVKKSTLEPGVKAGHLTYLGNATIGRDTNIGAGTITCNYDGVNKFDTIIGEEVFIGSSSMLVAPLNIGDKALTGAGSVITKDVPANALAVERTKQLTKLKWRK; encoded by the coding sequence ATGGAACTTAAATCATTAATTTTAGCAGCAGGAAAAGGAACAAGAATGAAGTCTGATTTACCAAAAGTAATCCATAAAGTTAATGGAATTCCAATGGTAAAAAAGATATTAAATGAATTAAACAAACTAAATATAGAAGAGAATATACTTATATTAGGTCATAAAAAAGAGTTAATATTAAATGAGTTAGGGGAAATAAAATATGTAACTCAAAATGAACAGTTAGGGACAGGGCATGCTGTTTTACAAGCAAAAGAATTACTTAAAGATTATGACGGGGATGTTATGATTTTATGTGGTGATACTCCTCTTTTAAGAAATGAAACTTTAAGAGAAATGTATGAATATCATAAAAATACAAAATCTACAACAACTATTTTAACTTCTATTTATGAAAATCCATTTGGTTATGGAAGAATTGTGAAAGAAGGAAAAGCTGTAGCAGCCATAGTAGAAGAAAAGGAAGCAACTGAAGATATAAAAGCAATAAAAGAAGTAAATGCTGGAGTTTATTGTTGTAATGCAAAAAAATTATTTGAAGCTTTAGATAAAGTTACAAATGATAATGAAAAAGGTGAATATTATTTAACAGATATTATTAAAATTCAAGTATCTGAAAATAGTAAAATTTCAAGTTTTGTATTAGAGGATAATGAAGAAATATTAGGAGTAAATTCTAAAGTAGAATTAGCTAAAGCTTCTAAAGTTTTAAGAGAAAGAAAAAATAAAGAGTTAATGGAAAAAGGAGTTATTTTTATTGATCCGGAAACTACTTATGTTGAAGATACAGTTGAAGTTGGAAAGGATACAATTTTATATCCAACAGTTATTTTACAAGGGAATACCAAAATAGGTGAAGAATGTGAAATAATTGGAAATACTAGAATAATTGATAGTGAACTTAGAAATAATATAGTTATAGAATCATCAGTAATTGAAGAATCAGTAGTTGAAGATAATGTTACAATGGGACCTTTTGCTCATTTAAGACCTAAGAGTCATTTGAAAAATAAAGTTCATATAGGGAATTTTGTTGAAGTTAAAAAATCGACTTTAGAACCAGGTGTTAAAGCTGGGCATTTAACTTATTTAGGAAATGCAACAATAGGAAGAGATACAAATATAGGAGCAGGAACAATAACTTGTAACTATGATGGTGTAAATAAATTTGATACGATTATTGGAGAAGAAGTATTTATAGGAAGTAGTTCAATGTTAGTAGCTCCTTTAAATATAGGAGACAAAGCATTGACAGGAGCTGGATCTGTAATTACAAAGGAT
- a CDS encoding DnaJ domain-containing protein: MELIILLMVLFVGMSLFMMFGFIIIKFFPIILIIIIYNLIKNRNRPRGTRTYYYRTGNQQDFEDFFKNYTGQNGYYSNNENHSRSRNTFGGNPFEDKSKYYSVLGLQSGASKEEIKKAFRDKAKMHHPDKFSNETQEVKDYHEEKFKEVNEAYNKLNG; encoded by the coding sequence ATGGAATTAATTATTTTATTAATGGTTTTATTTGTTGGGATGTCTTTATTTATGATGTTTGGTTTTATAATTATAAAATTTTTCCCAATTATTTTAATCATAATAATATACAATCTTATTAAGAATAGGAATAGACCTAGAGGAACAAGAACATATTATTATAGAACAGGAAATCAACAAGACTTTGAGGATTTTTTTAAAAATTATACTGGTCAAAATGGATATTACTCTAACAATGAAAATCATTCAAGATCAAGAAATACTTTTGGAGGGAATCCCTTTGAGGATAAATCAAAATATTATTCGGTTTTAGGGTTACAATCAGGAGCTAGTAAAGAAGAAATAAAAAAAGCTTTCAGAGATAAAGCAAAGATGCATCATCCAGATAAATTTTCAAATGAAACACAAGAAGTTAAAGATTATCATGAAGAAAAATTTAAAGAGGTTAATGAAGCTTATAATAAATTAAATGGATAA